One Salvelinus namaycush isolate Seneca chromosome 29, SaNama_1.0, whole genome shotgun sequence genomic region harbors:
- the LOC120024000 gene encoding gap junction Cx32.2 protein-like: MGDWSFLASLLDKVQSHSTVVGKVWLTVLFVFRLLVLVAGIEKVWGDEQSRLVCNTLSPGCKNLCYDRAFPISHIRFWVLQIIFVSVPTLVYLAHVMHVIHKENKMRRQQSKGKNGIVKVPKYTDDKGKVHIKGTLLVSYMSNVFFKILFEVGFIVGQYYLYGFVLPNKIKCSGYPCKGDHVECFISRPTEKTIFIIFMLVMACVSLLLNVVEMFHLIGSKVRQGRNRQPPAAERYALHDKHKQFDKESFC; this comes from the coding sequence ATGGGGGACTGGTCCTTTCTTGCTTCCCTGTTGGACAAAGTACAATCCCACTCTACAGTTGTCGGGAAGGTTTGGCTGACAGTCCTGTTTGTGTTCAGACTGTTGGTTCTGGTTGCAGGGATAGAAAAAGTATGGGGGGATGAGCAATCACGTCTGGTCTGTAACACACTGTCACCAGGTTGTAAGAATCTGTGCTACGACCGGGCTTTCCCCATCTCCCACATCCGCTTCTGGGTCCTTCAGATCATCTTCGTCTCCGTCCCAACTCTGGTTTACCTGGCACACGTCATGCACGTCATCCACAAGGAAAATAAAATGAGAAGACAACAATCAAAAGGAAAGAATGGAATTGTGAAAGTGCCCAAATACACTGACGACAAGGGCAAAGTTCACATAAAGGGGACCTTGCTTGTCAGTTACATGTCCAATGTGTTTTTTAAGATTCTATTTGAGGTTGGATTCATAGTGGGCCAGTATTACCTGTATGGCTTTGTATTGCCCAATAAGATTAAATGCAGTGGATACCCATGTAAGGGAGACCATGTAGAGTGCTTCATATCGCGGCCTACTGAGAAGACTATCTTTATCATCTTCATGCTGGTGATGGCCTGTGTGTCTCTGCTGCTCAATGTGGTGGAGATGTTCCACCTGATTGGATCAAAGGTTAGGCAGGGGCGTAACAGACAGCCTCCTGCAGCTGAGAGGTATGCACTCCATGATAAACACAAGCAATTTGATAAAGAGTCATTCTGCTGA
- the LOC120024454 gene encoding gap junction Cx32.2 protein-like — MGDWSYLSKLLDKVQSHSTAIGKTWMSVLFIFRILVLGAAADSVWGDEQSDFYCNNKEPGCENVCYDWAFPISHIRFWVMQIIFVSTPTLLYLGHAMHVIQREDKMREALQSQVDNGMLKRPKYTDDRGKIKIKGILLRSYMTQLFFKIVLELAFIVGQYYLYGFVMKPMFLCQQQPCSRLGAECFMSRPTEKTIFIIFMLVVSCVSLLLNVIEVFYLICTRIKCGNKKQYPLHITSVENPITLYCPTSEWKGNLDGHEDCSPLHNIQREAELMEEKKNTP; from the coding sequence ATGGGGGACTGGTCATATCTTTCCAAGTTACTGGACAAGGTGCAGTCCCACTCAACGGCCATCGGAAAGACATGGATGAGTGTCCTGTTTATCTTCAGGATCCTGGTTCTGGGTGCAGCAGCAGATAGCGTGTGGGGAGACGAACAGTCTGATTTCTACTGCAACAACAAAGAACCTGGGTGTGAGAATGTGTGCTATGACTGGGCCTTCCCCATCTCACACATCCGTTTCTGGGTCATGCAGATCATCTTTGTCTCCACCCCAACTCTTCTATATCTGGGCCATGCCATGCATGTCATCCAAAGGGAGGATAAAATGAGGGAGGCACTGCAGAGCCAGGTTGACAATGGCATGTTGAAGAGGCCCAAATACACAGATGACCGGGGGAAAATCAAAATCAAGGGAATTCTGCTACGTAGCTACATGACCCAGTTGTTCTTTAAGATAGTGTTGGAGCTCGCTTTTATTGTGGGACAGTACTACTTATATGGGTTTGTCATGAAACCCATGTTCCTCTGTCAACAACAGCCCTGTTCCAGACTGGGTGCTGAGTGCTTCATGTCCCGTCCCACAGAGAAGACCATCTTTATCATCTTCATGCTGGTGGTGAGCTGTGTGTCCCTGCTTTTGAATGTGATCGAGGTGTTTTATTTGATTTGCACCAGAATAAAATGTGGAAACAAGAAACAATACCCACTGCATATCACCTCAGTTGAGAACCCAATCACGCTTTACTGTCCTACATCAGAATGGAAAGGTAACCTGGATGGACATGAAGATTGCTCACCCCTTCACAACATCCAAAGAGAAGCTGAACTAATGGAGGAAAAGAAAAACACTCCTTAG
- the LOC120024609 gene encoding gap junction alpha-1 protein, whose translation MGDWSALGRLLDKVQAYSTAGGKVWLSVLFIFRILVLGTAVESAWGDEQSAFKCNTQQPGCENVCYDKSFPISHVRFWVLQIIFVSTPTLLYLAHVFYLLRIEQKINRKEEGLKTIQNDGGDVDIPLKKIELKKLKHGLEEHGKVKMKGALLRTYIFSIFFKSIFEVGFLVIQWYIYGFSLAAVYTCERSPCPHRVDCFLSRPTEKTVFIIFMLVVSLVSLLLNVIELFYVTFKRIKDRVKGKQPPVHYPGTGTLSPTPKDLSTTKYAYYNGCSSPTAPLSPMSPPGYKLATGERTNSVRNYNKQANEQNWANYSTEQNRLGQNGSTISNSHAQAFDFPDDTQESKKLTPGHELQPLALMDPRPCSRASSRMSSRPRPDDLDV comes from the coding sequence ATGGGTGACTGGAGTGCTTTGGGGAGGCTCCTGGACAAGGTACAGGCTTACTCCACGGCTGGAGGGAAGGTGTGGCTCTCTGTCCTCTTCATCTTCAGGATCCTGGTGCTTGGGACGGCTGTGGAGTCTGCCTGGGGGGACGAGCAGTCCGCCTTCAAGTGCAACACCCAGCAACCTGGTTGTGAGAACGTGTGTTATGACAAATCTTTTCCTATATCACATGTACGGTTCTGGGTGCTACAGATTATCTTTGTCTCGACGCCGACTCTTCTCTACCTTGCCCATGTGTTCTACCTGTTGCGAATAGAGCAGAAGATTAACCGCAAAGAGGAAGGGCTGAAAACCATCCAGAACGACGGAGGCGACGTGGACATACCTCTAAAGAAGATTGAGTTAAAAAAGCTCAAGCATGGGCTGGAAGAGCATGGGAAGGTTAAGATGAAGGGAGCCCTTTTGAGAACCTACATATTCAGCATTTTTTTCAAGTCCATTTTTGAGGTTGGCTTCCTGGTCATACAGTGGTACATTTACGGCTTCAGCTTGGCTGCTGTCTACACCTGTGAGAGGTCCCCCTGCCCCCACAGAGTCGACTGTTTCCTCTCCCGACCTACTGAGAAAACCGTCTTCATCATTTTCATGCTGGTCGTCTCTCTGGTCTCCCTGCTTCTGAACGTCATTGAGCTCTTCTACGTGACGTTCAAGAGGATCAAAGACCGTGTGAAGGGGAAACAACCGCCCGTCCACTACCCTGGCACCGGGACATTAAGCCCCACTCCCAAGGATCTCTCCACCACTAAGTATGCCTACTATAATGGCTGTTCCTCTCCCACTGCCCCCCTGTCACCCATGTCACCCCCGGGGTACAAGCTGGCCACTGGGGAGAGAACCAACTCCGTTCGCAACTACAATAAGCAAGCCAATGAGCAAAACTGGGCCAACTATAGCACGGAGCAGAACCGCCTGGGCCAGAATGGCAGCACCATCTCCAACTCCCATGCACAGGCCTTTGACTTTCCTGACGACACCCAGGAGAGTAAGAAACTGACCCCAGGGCACGAGCTGCAGCCGTTGGCCTTGATGGACCCCAGGCCCTGCAGTCGGGCCAGCAGTCGCATGAGTAGTCGGCCGAGGCCAGATGATCTAGatgtctag